TTTCCATCTTCTAAAATTCAATCTTTGGTCTTGTTTCAATTGCCTCTTCAAATTTAAGATATTCTAATTTTATGAGTCCAATGATCCTACCAACAATATTTGAGGGTATTGTATCTAGCATAGTGTTAAACTGCTGGACTATATTGTTGTATGTATACCTTTGTCTAGCGATTTCATCTTCTACAGTTTTTACAGAGTCCATGAGACTAATTACTGTTGTTGAAGTTTTAAGATCAGGGTAGTTTTCTGCGACTGCAATAAGTCTTCCCAGTATACCTGCACTCTGGCGATCAATTTCACTTATTTCTTCCGGAGAAGCGCTGCCAATACTTGCACGATACTTTGTTATATTTTCCAATGTTTCTTTCTCAAACTTTGCATAACTCTTTACAGACCCCAATAACTGGTCAATCATATCAAGACGCTTTTTTAGGGCGACCCGTATTTGCCCCAAAGTTGCTTCAGCTGAATTTTTCAATGCAAAAAATCTGTTGTAGATGCCAACAAATATTCCAATAAGAACAAGTGCTATAACAACTACAACTCCGAGTACTAACAAAATTGATAAGTCCATAAAATCTCCAAATATACTTTGATTAGTGTATTTAAGTAGTTTTCGGAAAATTATTTTTAATTTTTTTAAAAAAAAATAAGTATTATGGTATTATTTCAGGGCCAAAATACTTTTCATATTCAAAATCATTATAATTTATTTGGGCATTTTTAATAAGATCTTTTATCTCAGGCATTCTATTTTTTAATTCATTTACTAGATGTTCAATAGTCTTACAAATTAATTGATTCCCTTCGTCTGGCCATAATTTCAAATAGTTCCAGTAGAGGCATCTCCCGCCGCAGATATATTTAATATCACAACTAGCGCATCTTTTGCCCATTCCAAATTCTATAAGATCTTTAGGATCAGAATCTAAATCTCCTGATACAAAATCTTTAATCCAAGTCATAATTGGGCATGCCATTATTTTCCCATCGGTACGTATTGCATAACCGCTATGTCCGGCTCCACACCTAAGTAAAGTTTTTTCATCTTTTAATAGACTGTTGACTATCCCAACAAATGGGTAAAATTTCAAAACTTTTTTATTTTTCATACATTCTACCCAGTATTCAATTAATTTTGTAATTGAAATATTGTATTCTTCTACAAATTGGCTAAATTTTTCCTTATCGTAGTCATACGCATAAAACCCAGCATCAATCTGCCAATGAATCGATGAAAATCCGATATTTATCAAATGTAATACTTTTTCGTATATATCAGGTGATTCCAGGCTCAAAGTCATTCTTGCAACAATCTCGCCAGCATATCCATTTTCTTTTATCAGTGAAATATTTTTTAGTATTAGATCATATGTCCCTTTGCCCCTATTATCATCTGTACTCTTTTGGTCGCCATCAATAGATACTAAAATCTTGTCGAGCCTGTTTAGGTATTCTCTTGGAATTTTATTCAATAGCTTTCCATTAGTCTGCATTCTATACGGCACATTAATATTGTCCATTATTTCTTTTATTTTATTAATTTGAAGAAGAGGCTCTCCGCCATAAAAGATGATTACGGGATTTTTATCTTTGTTAATGAATTTTTTTAGATCTTTTACACTAACTTTACTAGATTCCGGAGCGGACAAATCAAGATCGACTTTCTGTTCAATATCTATGTCAAAATCATTCATTGATTTCTCATAGCAGTATTTGCACTGTGAATTGCATTTAGTTGTTAGTATTATATGATAGTGCATATGTCAAATCCTATCAATTTTGTTTAAATTAGTAATGCTTGGATTTTTATAGAATCTCTTAAATTATTACGTTAGTTTTATATTAACTTGCCTGAGAAAAAATACAGCAATTCTATAGGTGCTATTATGAATAAAAAGAAGTCTAGATTCAAAATAAAAAAAATATTACCTCTGGGATTAATTGATAAAATCAATAGAACTCAATTTGGGTATAAGAGCCTTGGAATTGTATTTATCATTGGATTAATTACTTTTTTAATTTGGTTTTATAATAGA
The DNA window shown above is from Methanofastidiosum sp. and carries:
- a CDS encoding LemA family protein produces the protein MDLSILLVLGVVVVIALVLIGIFVGIYNRFFALKNSAEATLGQIRVALKKRLDMIDQLLGSVKSYAKFEKETLENITKYRASIGSASPEEISEIDRQSAGILGRLIAVAENYPDLKTSTTVISLMDSVKTVEDEIARQRYTYNNIVQQFNTMLDTIPSNIVGRIIGLIKLEYLKFEEAIETRPKIEF
- a CDS encoding TIGR04084 family radical SAM/SPASM domain-containing protein, which encodes MHYHIILTTKCNSQCKYCYEKSMNDFDIDIEQKVDLDLSAPESSKVSVKDLKKFINKDKNPVIIFYGGEPLLQINKIKEIMDNINVPYRMQTNGKLLNKIPREYLNRLDKILVSIDGDQKSTDDNRGKGTYDLILKNISLIKENGYAGEIVARMTLSLESPDIYEKVLHLINIGFSSIHWQIDAGFYAYDYDKEKFSQFVEEYNISITKLIEYWVECMKNKKVLKFYPFVGIVNSLLKDEKTLLRCGAGHSGYAIRTDGKIMACPIMTWIKDFVSGDLDSDPKDLIEFGMGKRCASCDIKYICGGRCLYWNYLKLWPDEGNQLICKTIEHLVNELKNRMPEIKDLIKNAQINYNDFEYEKYFGPEIIP